The Methylomicrobium lacus LW14 genome window below encodes:
- a CDS encoding acyltransferase, which yields MIKENVVLGEGVAIYHPQLVNLYGCTIGEGSRIGTFVEIQKGASVGARCKISSHTFICEGVDIEDGVFIGHGVMFTNDIYPRAVNPDGGLQTEEDWRVIKTRVKAGASIGSNATILCGITIGEGALIGAGAVVTRDVPDYAIVAGVPARIVGDARTRGKECESVTNFG from the coding sequence ATGATTAAAGAGAATGTAGTGTTAGGTGAAGGGGTCGCCATATACCATCCTCAGCTCGTGAATCTCTACGGTTGCACGATTGGCGAGGGCTCCAGAATTGGTACGTTCGTCGAGATACAAAAAGGCGCTTCGGTGGGGGCTCGCTGCAAAATATCCAGCCACACTTTTATCTGTGAAGGCGTGGATATCGAGGATGGTGTTTTTATAGGCCATGGCGTTATGTTCACCAATGACATTTATCCAAGGGCGGTTAATCCGGACGGCGGTCTGCAAACAGAGGAGGATTGGCGAGTCATTAAAACCCGAGTTAAGGCTGGCGCCTCTATCGGCAGCAATGCGACCATCCTCTGCGGCATCACTATCGGAGAAGGGGCCTTGATCGGAGCCGGAGCCGTAGTTACCCGTGATGTACCAGATTATGCCATCGTTGCCGGCGTCCCTGCGCGAATCGTTGGAGATGCGCGCACGAGGGGAAAGGAATGCGAGTCTGTGACAAATTTTGGTTAG
- a CDS encoding Gfo/Idh/MocA family protein translates to MIRIGVIGYGYWGPNLVRNFAETPGLSVAGVADLDQKKLDIVQKRYPGVKTTTRFRDLIEDPDIDAIAVATPVSTHFELGLASLKAGKHLWVEKPMTETSQQGRQLIDEAEKQGRVLIVDHTFIYTGAVRKMAEIISGDDFGNIFYYDSTRVNLGLFQRDVSVISDLAVHDFSILDYLLGEQPLAVSAVGTNHFPGTPENLSYLTLFYNSGMVAHINVNWLAPVKMRQILVGGSKKMIAYDDLEPSEKIKVYDKGISFTDDPQQIYQMRVGYRTGDMWAPRLDATEALRVEGEHFVDCIENGKSPLTDGSLGLRVVELIEASTRSMKERGRSVEVNGKFMYQGRRVA, encoded by the coding sequence ATGATTAGAATAGGCGTTATTGGATACGGTTATTGGGGGCCCAATCTGGTAAGAAATTTTGCCGAAACACCGGGGCTTTCAGTGGCTGGCGTGGCGGATCTGGATCAAAAGAAGCTTGATATCGTTCAGAAACGTTATCCGGGAGTAAAAACGACAACTCGCTTCAGGGACCTGATTGAGGATCCAGACATCGATGCAATTGCCGTGGCGACTCCGGTCAGCACACATTTCGAGTTAGGATTGGCAAGTCTCAAGGCTGGCAAACATTTGTGGGTCGAAAAGCCTATGACGGAAACATCCCAACAGGGGCGTCAGTTGATTGACGAAGCTGAAAAACAAGGGCGTGTATTGATCGTCGATCATACGTTCATTTATACGGGAGCCGTACGCAAAATGGCGGAAATCATAAGCGGAGATGATTTTGGGAACATATTTTACTATGACTCAACACGGGTCAATCTCGGTTTGTTCCAGCGCGATGTTAGTGTCATCTCCGACTTGGCCGTGCACGATTTTTCCATTCTAGACTATTTATTGGGAGAGCAGCCGTTAGCGGTTTCCGCCGTGGGCACCAACCATTTTCCTGGCACCCCGGAAAACCTGTCGTACCTTACGTTGTTCTACAATTCAGGAATGGTTGCTCATATCAATGTGAACTGGCTGGCGCCGGTGAAGATGCGGCAAATTCTCGTTGGCGGCAGTAAGAAGATGATTGCGTACGATGATTTGGAGCCGAGTGAAAAGATCAAGGTTTATGACAAAGGTATCAGCTTTACCGATGATCCGCAGCAGATTTATCAGATGCGAGTAGGTTACCGTACCGGTGACATGTGGGCGCCGCGGCTAGACGCTACAGAGGCCTTGCGCGTTGAAGGGGAGCACTTCGTCGATTGTATCGAAAACGGCAAATCCCCCCTGACCGACGGTTCTCTAGGTCTTAGGGTAGTCGAATTAATCGAAGCGTCGACCCGCTCGATGAAGGAGCGTGGCCGATCCGTCGAAGTCAACGGAAAATTTATGTATCAAGGCAGGAGAGTAGCATGA
- a CDS encoding DegT/DnrJ/EryC1/StrS family aminotransferase encodes MIPFVDLKAQYMGIKDEVNSAIQSVLETCQFTLGSEVVAFEEEFASYCQAQFGIGVNTGTSALHLALLAAGIGPKDEVITVPFTFVATVAAIYYTGAKPVFVDIDPRTFTIDVKAIEAAITEKTKAIIPVHLYGQSADMDPILEIAKRRGLVVIEDAAQAHGGEYKGRRVGSLGDMGCFSFYPGKNLGAYGEGGMVVTNNSEYTRTIRMLRDWGAEQKYHHVLKGYNYRLEGIQGAILRVKLRHLEAWTEARRTAAAHYNELLSGSGVSTPEAMAYARHVYHIYAIRTRQRSEWQQALQAKGIQTGIHYPIPVHLLPAYADLDYKRGDFPHSEQAADEVLSLPMFAELTLDQCKEVSEAVAMLANKLAVECA; translated from the coding sequence ATGATCCCGTTTGTCGATCTCAAAGCCCAATATATGGGGATTAAGGATGAAGTCAACTCGGCCATCCAGAGCGTGTTGGAAACTTGCCAGTTTACTTTGGGAAGTGAAGTGGTCGCGTTTGAGGAGGAATTCGCCAGCTATTGTCAGGCCCAATTCGGAATTGGCGTGAACACAGGAACCAGCGCTTTGCATCTAGCCTTGCTCGCGGCCGGAATCGGCCCCAAGGATGAGGTGATCACTGTTCCATTTACTTTTGTTGCGACCGTAGCGGCGATTTACTATACCGGTGCTAAGCCCGTGTTTGTCGATATTGATCCGCGCACCTTCACGATTGATGTGAAAGCGATTGAAGCCGCTATCACCGAAAAAACCAAAGCGATCATTCCCGTGCATCTTTATGGGCAGTCGGCAGACATGGACCCTATCTTGGAAATCGCCAAACGTCGAGGTTTGGTCGTGATTGAGGACGCAGCTCAAGCTCACGGCGGCGAGTACAAGGGGCGGCGTGTAGGTAGTTTAGGTGATATGGGGTGCTTTAGTTTTTACCCGGGTAAGAATCTAGGGGCATATGGCGAAGGTGGTATGGTAGTTACCAACAATTCCGAATATACCCGTACTATCCGTATGCTGCGTGATTGGGGCGCAGAACAGAAATACCATCATGTACTCAAGGGTTACAACTATCGCTTGGAGGGCATACAGGGAGCCATTCTCAGAGTCAAACTGCGTCATCTAGAAGCTTGGACAGAAGCGCGGCGAACGGCCGCGGCCCATTATAATGAACTGTTGTCAGGCAGCGGAGTATCAACCCCGGAGGCAATGGCCTATGCCCGGCATGTCTATCACATCTATGCCATTCGTACCCGGCAGCGAAGTGAATGGCAACAAGCCCTTCAGGCCAAAGGCATCCAGACTGGAATTCATTATCCGATTCCTGTACATCTTCTGCCTGCTTATGCCGATCTTGACTATAAAAGAGGAGATTTTCCTCATTCAGAGCAAGCGGCCGACGAAGTGCTTTCACTCCCTATGTTCGCAGAATTAACTCTAGATCAATGTAAAGAAGTTAGCGAGGCTGTCGCGATGCTCGCGAATAAGTTGGCAGTTGAGTGCGCCTAA
- a CDS encoding DapH/DapD/GlmU-related protein, which translates to MQEAQPLLIFPYNGNGIEALDCIGSAYRFIGFVDDTPQKRGIDPNGYPVFDRGAFTQFPDACVLAVPGSPSSYRSRKDIIQGLGIAEERFARVVHPAARVSPLASIGSNVLIMAGVIVTSNALIGSHICILPNTVVHHDVMIGDWSLIGSNVTIAGNTVVEENCYIGSGTSLMNGIRVGSGALVGLGSNVINSVAACTRVVGNPAREIGTKD; encoded by the coding sequence ATGCAAGAAGCGCAGCCACTGTTAATCTTTCCTTACAACGGCAACGGTATCGAGGCATTGGATTGTATTGGCAGCGCTTACCGGTTTATTGGTTTTGTGGATGACACCCCCCAGAAGAGAGGGATCGATCCAAACGGATATCCCGTTTTCGATAGGGGGGCATTCACACAATTTCCCGATGCGTGCGTTTTAGCTGTTCCAGGCAGTCCTAGTTCCTATCGATCTCGAAAGGATATCATTCAAGGTTTAGGTATTGCTGAGGAACGGTTTGCCAGGGTGGTCCATCCGGCAGCTAGAGTATCGCCCCTGGCCTCAATTGGCTCTAATGTATTAATCATGGCAGGAGTCATCGTTACAAGTAACGCACTCATCGGATCGCACATCTGTATTCTTCCAAATACAGTGGTCCATCATGATGTGATGATAGGTGATTGGAGTCTCATTGGCTCCAACGTGACTATTGCAGGCAATACTGTCGTCGAAGAGAACTGTTACATAGGCAGCGGCACAAGCCTTATGAATGGTATACGCGTCGGAAGCGGCGCCTTAGTGGGACTTGGCAGCAACGTCATTAACAGCGTTGCAGCCTGCACGAGGGTTGTAGGTAATCCAGCCCGAGAGATAGGAACAAAAGACTAA